Proteins encoded within one genomic window of Rhodohalobacter sp. SW132:
- a CDS encoding helix-turn-helix transcriptional regulator translates to MSTKQSNRVENIRSEFQKLFEKSPEEHVEDRAQMLSYMFLSEAQKTMDRKGWTRKRLADEIGTSASYLTQLFRGDRLLNFKTVAKIEVALGFRFEVNVDSSAEGFIEYSEKEDVELEQPQVNES, encoded by the coding sequence ATGAGTACGAAACAATCAAATAGAGTGGAAAATATCCGAAGTGAATTTCAAAAATTGTTTGAAAAATCACCGGAAGAACATGTAGAAGACCGGGCACAGATGCTTTCCTATATGTTTCTGAGTGAAGCCCAAAAAACAATGGATCGAAAAGGCTGGACCCGAAAGCGGCTGGCGGATGAAATCGGTACATCTGCCAGTTATCTCACTCAGCTCTTTCGGGGCGACCGGCTGCTGAATTTTAAAACGGTTGCGAAGATAGAAGTTGCATTGGGATTCCGGTTTGAAGTGAATGTTGACAGTTCCGCAGAGGGATTCATTGAATATTCTGAAAAGGAAGATGTAGAATTGGAACAACCTCAAGTGAATGAATCATAA
- a CDS encoding response regulator translates to MPNQILWADDEIDQLKSHIIFLKNKGFEITPVTNGEDAVSMIKENVFDLVFLDEQMPGMDGLATLEQIQNLQPSLPVVMITKSEEESIMEDAIGSKIADYLIKPVNPNQILLSIKRTLDKKRIENEKSAQSYLKNFNELSSRFNEQTDWKGWIDIYRTLTHWEMNLENSDQGLQQVLQDQFQQANQAFGRFVELEYKSWLTREPEDRPMLSPDLLKKKVFPRLSDDETVVFFLIDCMRYDQWVLFERILTEYFSIETDFYYSILPTATPYSRNSIFSGLYPLEIKNRHPQLWEMGQDESSLNQHEEELLEKYLARNHLSKPFKYEKVVRPEDGKRIADKMSNYTQNPFTSIVYNFVDTLVHSRSDSDVLKQLSPDVPAFRSLTESWFQHSSLLQMFKELADEDVTIIVSTDHGAVRSMRDTKVFGDRDAATNLRYKYGRNLKAEENAAIFIDKPEEYFLPVPRHANSFIIAKEDYYFVYPTNYNKFQNLYKDTFQHGGASMEEMILPVATLKPRG, encoded by the coding sequence ATGCCAAATCAAATATTATGGGCTGATGATGAAATTGATCAGCTGAAATCGCACATTATTTTTTTAAAGAATAAGGGATTCGAAATTACCCCGGTTACCAATGGGGAAGATGCGGTTTCGATGATCAAAGAAAATGTTTTCGACCTTGTTTTCCTGGATGAACAGATGCCAGGAATGGATGGTTTGGCAACGCTTGAACAAATTCAAAACCTGCAGCCGTCACTTCCCGTGGTGATGATTACCAAAAGTGAGGAAGAGTCGATCATGGAGGATGCTATCGGCAGCAAAATTGCCGATTACCTCATCAAGCCGGTGAATCCAAACCAGATTCTTCTCTCAATCAAACGAACTCTCGACAAAAAGCGGATTGAGAATGAAAAATCTGCTCAGTCGTATCTGAAAAACTTCAATGAGCTCTCCTCGCGTTTTAATGAACAAACGGACTGGAAGGGCTGGATTGATATCTATCGTACGCTCACACACTGGGAGATGAACCTTGAAAACAGCGATCAGGGACTACAGCAGGTACTACAGGATCAGTTTCAGCAGGCGAATCAGGCGTTTGGACGGTTTGTAGAGCTTGAGTATAAATCGTGGCTGACGCGCGAACCGGAGGACCGGCCGATGCTGAGCCCCGACCTGTTGAAAAAGAAAGTATTTCCAAGACTATCAGATGACGAAACGGTCGTGTTCTTTTTGATCGATTGTATGCGTTACGATCAGTGGGTACTTTTCGAAAGAATACTTACCGAGTATTTCTCAATCGAGACCGATTTCTATTACTCCATACTTCCCACAGCAACACCTTATTCAAGAAATTCGATTTTTTCAGGACTCTATCCGCTTGAAATAAAAAACCGTCACCCACAGCTCTGGGAGATGGGCCAGGATGAAAGTTCGCTCAATCAGCATGAAGAAGAACTGCTTGAAAAGTATCTCGCACGAAATCATCTGTCAAAGCCATTTAAATATGAGAAAGTAGTTCGGCCGGAAGATGGGAAACGGATTGCAGATAAAATGTCGAACTACACTCAGAACCCGTTTACATCGATCGTTTACAATTTTGTGGATACCCTGGTTCACAGCCGGTCTGATTCGGACGTATTAAAACAGCTTTCACCCGATGTGCCGGCATTTCGGTCACTCACAGAGTCATGGTTTCAGCACTCCTCGCTGCTCCAGATGTTTAAGGAGCTGGCAGATGAAGATGTAACCATTATCGTATCAACCGACCATGGCGCAGTTCGATCCATGCGCGATACAAAAGTGTTTGGAGATCGGGATGCAGCGACAAACCTGCGTTATAAGTATGGCCGCAATCTGAAAGCAGAAGAGAATGCCGCAATATTTATCGATAAACCGGAAGAGTATTTTCTGCCGGTTCCCCGCCATGCAAACAGTTTTATCATTGCTAAAGAGGATTATTACTTCGTTTATCCCACTAATTACAACAAGTTTCAGAATCTTTACAAAGATACCTTTCAGCACGGCGGTGCCTCAATGGAGGAGATGATTCTGCCTGTAGCCACACTCAAACCCCGCGGCTGA
- the tsaE gene encoding tRNA (adenosine(37)-N6)-threonylcarbamoyltransferase complex ATPase subunit type 1 TsaE yields the protein MEKIVCCSEQETMKAARSFGEGCTSGDTICLKGELGAGKTHFVKGFVQAFGLTPDVVTSPTFSIINEYNGDLPVYHFDCYRLEHVQEALEIGAEEYLYGDGVSIIEWPERIEPILPADVKWIEIIAINSTERQISFF from the coding sequence ATGGAAAAAATTGTCTGCTGCAGTGAACAGGAAACGATGAAGGCTGCCCGCTCGTTTGGTGAGGGGTGCACCTCCGGCGATACTATTTGTCTGAAAGGCGAACTCGGTGCCGGGAAAACGCACTTTGTGAAAGGTTTTGTCCAGGCTTTCGGGCTCACACCCGATGTGGTGACGAGCCCCACATTTTCCATAATTAATGAGTATAATGGGGACTTACCTGTATACCATTTCGATTGCTACAGACTCGAACATGTGCAGGAAGCCCTTGAAATTGGAGCAGAAGAATATTTATATGGGGATGGCGTTTCCATTATCGAATGGCCGGAACGTATTGAACCGATTCTTCCCGCCGATGTTAAGTGGATCGAAATTATCGCGATAAATAGTACAGAACGGCAGATTTCTTTTTTTTGA
- a CDS encoding bifunctional oligoribonuclease/PAP phosphatase NrnA — MFKEFIKNVKKYSRVGVFSHIRPDGDCIGSQVALSIWLQKNGIEVIAFNDDDISENLIWLTNYFPVKKATKENTDACDLFIVVDGNAPHRFGSYEDWQKEKRRPVFMIDHHPNPEDEFDLSISVDDASSTCELIYNLFKEHDIDQIDENVAKALYTGLITDTGSLQFDSVKPETMDAAAELLRRGEFKPNLVAERVFSNQTLPQLQLLSLSLGTVQLFENNQIAVMTVTKEMLDDTGTTNADTGGFVNYPLSITGIKAAILLKDLDDDGVKMSLRSKSDVDVNIWARELGGGGHKKAAGAWHPGPLEKAISETVQIGSKQIQKLELEEESTI; from the coding sequence ATGTTTAAAGAGTTCATCAAAAACGTAAAGAAGTATAGCCGCGTTGGCGTGTTTTCACATATCCGGCCAGACGGGGATTGCATAGGTTCTCAGGTTGCGCTCAGTATATGGCTGCAAAAAAATGGAATTGAAGTTATTGCTTTTAATGATGACGATATTTCGGAAAACCTGATTTGGCTTACAAACTACTTTCCGGTAAAAAAAGCAACAAAGGAGAATACAGATGCCTGCGACCTGTTTATTGTAGTGGATGGAAACGCCCCGCACCGTTTTGGTTCCTATGAAGATTGGCAAAAAGAGAAACGGCGACCGGTTTTTATGATCGATCACCACCCGAATCCTGAAGACGAATTTGATCTGAGCATTTCTGTTGATGATGCTTCATCAACATGCGAGCTTATTTATAACTTGTTCAAAGAGCATGATATCGATCAGATTGATGAAAATGTTGCCAAAGCGCTCTATACCGGTTTGATTACGGATACCGGCTCCCTGCAGTTTGATAGTGTGAAACCGGAAACGATGGATGCCGCTGCTGAACTGTTGCGAAGAGGGGAATTTAAACCAAACCTCGTGGCTGAGCGCGTGTTTTCTAACCAGACACTGCCCCAGCTGCAGCTTTTGAGTTTATCACTCGGCACAGTTCAGCTTTTTGAAAACAATCAGATTGCGGTGATGACCGTTACGAAAGAGATGCTTGATGATACAGGGACAACAAATGCCGATACGGGCGGATTTGTAAATTACCCTCTGAGTATTACCGGGATTAAAGCCGCAATTTTATTGAAAGATCTGGATGATGACGGCGTTAAAATGAGCCTGCGATCGAAAAGTGACGTGGATGTGAACATATGGGCCCGCGAACTGGGTGGCGGTGGTCATAAAAAAGCTGCCGGGGCATGGCATCCGGGGCCCCTTGAGAAAGCGATCAGCGAAACCGTACAGATAGGGTCTAAACAGATTCAAAAACTCGAACTTGAAGAAGAAAGTACTATATAA
- a CDS encoding sodium:solute symporter — protein sequence MSATLFSIDWILILLYFFFLIWLSWKKGWSDESEEEFLLSGRKVTIPAFVATLVSTWYGGILGVGEFSYQFGISMWLIFGLPFYLFSAIFAVLLAGKIRLNKALTIPEAIANRYTPLAGRVSALPIFILVSPAPYILMLAVLFQFMIGGDVPYLMYASLVALFSVLYITIGGFGAVIRTDILQIVLMFSGFGMLLLFAVAEFGGVGLLFSELPDLHTDFTGGFSWQYILVWFFIALWTFVDPSFHQRAAAAESPETAKKGIFISIGFWTFFDFLTCFTGLYAFAILGGGLENPILSYPVLADQLLPIGLKGLFFVTLLATIMSTLDSYLFISGQTLGRDYLKKYLPSINPNWLTRAGILISAVIGIILTILYPSVIDLWYVIGSVCIPGLLIPVLGIYLPIFQLRTVFALPALVIPILISLTWLILGTYFPAGGEGYLYMGVEPFYPGLFVAFVIWLIGRAKNGKTESDLYGGDLIDEK from the coding sequence GTGTCAGCAACACTATTTTCCATCGACTGGATTCTCATTCTCCTTTATTTCTTTTTTCTGATCTGGCTGAGCTGGAAAAAAGGATGGAGTGATGAGTCGGAAGAAGAATTTCTTTTAAGCGGGCGTAAAGTTACAATCCCTGCATTTGTTGCCACACTGGTCTCAACCTGGTATGGCGGAATTTTGGGTGTCGGGGAGTTCAGCTACCAGTTTGGTATTTCGATGTGGCTTATTTTTGGCCTTCCGTTTTATCTCTTTTCAGCCATTTTTGCGGTATTACTTGCCGGAAAAATCCGTCTCAACAAAGCGCTGACTATCCCTGAAGCCATTGCCAACCGCTACACACCGCTTGCCGGGCGTGTGAGCGCATTGCCCATCTTCATTCTTGTTAGTCCGGCTCCTTACATCTTAATGCTTGCAGTACTTTTTCAGTTTATGATCGGCGGAGATGTACCCTATTTGATGTATGCCTCGCTGGTTGCCTTGTTCTCCGTTCTCTATATCACGATTGGTGGTTTCGGGGCGGTGATTCGCACCGATATATTGCAAATTGTGCTGATGTTCAGCGGCTTTGGAATGCTCCTCTTATTTGCTGTTGCAGAGTTTGGCGGAGTCGGCCTGCTTTTTTCCGAACTTCCTGATCTGCATACCGATTTCACCGGCGGTTTCAGCTGGCAATATATATTGGTGTGGTTTTTTATTGCACTCTGGACGTTTGTGGATCCCAGTTTTCATCAGCGGGCGGCGGCGGCGGAATCTCCTGAAACTGCTAAGAAAGGAATTTTTATCTCCATCGGGTTCTGGACCTTCTTCGATTTTCTTACCTGTTTTACCGGGTTATACGCTTTTGCAATACTTGGCGGAGGCCTGGAAAACCCGATTTTATCTTATCCTGTGCTTGCGGATCAACTTCTGCCTATCGGCCTGAAGGGGCTCTTTTTCGTAACCCTGCTGGCCACCATCATGTCTACTCTCGACAGTTACCTCTTTATCTCTGGTCAAACCCTGGGACGTGATTACCTGAAAAAATATCTGCCATCGATCAACCCAAACTGGCTGACCCGCGCCGGAATCCTGATATCTGCGGTAATTGGAATCATACTCACAATTCTCTATCCCAGCGTTATCGACCTTTGGTATGTCATTGGATCGGTCTGCATACCCGGATTACTGATTCCGGTACTGGGAATCTATCTTCCGATATTTCAGCTTCGAACGGTATTTGCACTTCCTGCCCTGGTAATTCCGATTCTGATATCACTCACCTGGCTCATTCTCGGAACTTATTTCCCGGCCGGAGGAGAAGGATATCTTTATATGGGAGTTGAACCGTTTTACCCCGGACTCTTTGTGGCATTTGTGATCTGGCTTATTGGGCGAGCTAAAAATGGGAAGACTGAAAGTGATTTATACGGTGGTGATTTAATTGATGAGAAGTGA
- a CDS encoding thiamine diphosphokinase → MKIGKNLAVILCNGEPPEKEQLQRSIDTADLFIAADGGGNIALQYNLLPDIIIGDLDSFHQPDTVTVPVLHKPDQNINDLEKALNHITQLEVENVLVFGATGQRLDHTVKNLSVMKQFHNQFNTLVFRDKFCDIKLINSPHTEQVTPGTQISLFPLSGKVTGISSSGLKYKLNNHSLENGVFDGTSNESVSDQVVITYESGDLLLFINHQTD, encoded by the coding sequence ATGAAAATTGGCAAAAATCTTGCGGTAATACTGTGCAATGGAGAACCACCGGAGAAAGAGCAGCTGCAACGCTCTATTGATACGGCAGACCTGTTCATTGCCGCTGACGGCGGAGGTAACATTGCACTCCAATATAACCTTCTTCCTGATATAATTATTGGTGATTTAGACAGTTTTCATCAGCCTGATACGGTTACCGTACCTGTTCTGCACAAACCCGATCAAAACATTAATGATCTGGAAAAAGCATTGAATCATATCACACAACTTGAAGTTGAAAACGTGCTGGTTTTTGGCGCAACCGGGCAGCGACTGGATCATACCGTAAAAAATCTCTCCGTTATGAAACAATTTCACAACCAGTTCAATACCCTGGTTTTCAGAGATAAATTTTGTGATATAAAACTGATCAATTCGCCACACACCGAACAGGTTACACCGGGAACACAAATCTCCCTTTTCCCTCTTTCCGGTAAAGTGACTGGTATTTCCAGCAGCGGTTTAAAGTATAAATTGAACAACCACTCACTCGAAAACGGGGTATTCGACGGTACGTCCAACGAATCGGTTTCAGACCAGGTTGTGATAACGTACGAATCCGGTGATCTCCTCCTTTTTATTAATCATCAAACCGATTAA
- a CDS encoding alpha/beta fold hydrolase: MEFISKRFQYNGAETTWYQKGEGKPLIILHGWGSSSDVMKPAADKLSGIRNCVLVDLPGFGKSPEPPEAWGIGDYADMVSSLVRNEFPNQPVDYLVHSFGGRIILKLLSEQKRTLQIEKVIITGGAGLKPKRSLKFHVKRITAKLLKLPVKLVIPSKRETWMNRLRNTALWKSLGSSDYSKLSGVMRETFVKSVTEFFDDRLDEIPDEILLLWGTDDDATPMDQARRLEKGLKNSALVEIENAGHYAFLDQPAKFTAISRAYLEG; this comes from the coding sequence ATGGAATTTATTTCTAAACGTTTTCAGTATAATGGTGCAGAGACTACCTGGTACCAAAAAGGGGAAGGGAAACCGCTTATCATTTTACATGGATGGGGGAGCAGTAGTGACGTGATGAAACCTGCGGCCGATAAACTTTCAGGCATTCGTAATTGTGTGTTGGTGGATCTGCCGGGATTTGGAAAATCTCCTGAACCGCCTGAGGCGTGGGGAATCGGCGATTACGCTGACATGGTTTCATCTCTGGTAAGAAATGAATTTCCGAATCAGCCTGTCGATTATCTTGTGCACTCTTTTGGCGGGCGTATCATTTTAAAACTGTTAAGTGAACAAAAAAGAACTCTGCAGATTGAAAAAGTCATCATAACAGGCGGTGCGGGACTAAAACCAAAACGCTCCCTGAAATTTCATGTCAAAAGAATCACGGCGAAACTGCTGAAACTTCCCGTGAAGCTGGTCATTCCATCAAAACGAGAGACCTGGATGAACCGCCTGCGCAACACAGCACTCTGGAAATCACTCGGATCATCCGATTACAGTAAACTTTCGGGGGTTATGAGGGAGACCTTCGTGAAGTCAGTCACTGAGTTTTTTGATGACAGGCTTGATGAGATTCCTGATGAAATTCTGCTGCTTTGGGGAACGGACGATGATGCCACACCGATGGACCAGGCCAGGCGGCTGGAGAAAGGATTAAAGAATAGTGCCCTTGTTGAGATTGAAAACGCAGGTCATTACGCTTTTCTGGATCAGCCAGCTAAGTTCACAGCTATTTCACGGGCGTATCTGGAAGGATGA
- a CDS encoding ComEA family DNA-binding protein — MKRKLFFWIDKLKIKRSERIMLSVCMISALILSGALLFIDFSHAPDEYDYSELEELFRERSKQQKQEHDMIMARYGGEPALTDTMEPEENVVQENVKSYEIPEPEVTVADTTRINVNTANSEELQQLPGIGPAYASRIVEWRQENGKFQTVEQLLEIRGIGPARLENIRHLVEL, encoded by the coding sequence ATGAAACGAAAACTATTTTTTTGGATCGATAAACTGAAAATAAAACGCAGTGAACGAATTATGCTTTCGGTATGCATGATATCTGCCCTGATATTAAGCGGTGCGCTTCTTTTCATCGATTTTTCACATGCACCGGATGAGTACGATTACAGTGAGCTGGAGGAACTGTTTCGTGAACGGTCAAAACAACAAAAACAGGAACACGATATGATTATGGCCCGGTATGGTGGCGAACCTGCTTTGACAGATACGATGGAACCAGAAGAGAATGTGGTGCAGGAAAACGTAAAAAGCTATGAAATACCGGAACCTGAGGTAACGGTTGCCGATACAACTCGTATTAATGTTAACACTGCAAATTCAGAAGAACTGCAACAGCTTCCCGGAATCGGACCAGCATACGCCTCCAGGATTGTTGAATGGCGGCAGGAAAATGGAAAATTCCAGACGGTAGAGCAGCTTCTTGAAATAAGGGGTATCGGACCGGCAAGGCTCGAAAACATCAGACATCTCGTTGAGCTTTAA
- a CDS encoding S1C family serine protease: MKKKVLYNLLLILPLLLLMQCVSESENSSTANGDEPFSAAFVEENSGNSSANENGAEADIEERIHNSRDNAITAAVEKASNSVVSIMVSAVVDRPVHPYDELFRHFFGDRLQRDNARIGSGFIISDDGLVVTNQHVVGNNPTEIVISTTYGNTYVAELIGSDELTDIALLKIQSDDPFPFVEMSDSDDVRVGEWAIALGNPFGLFEDGKPTVTVGVVSAMNRDFRPDPSNPRVYLDMIQTDASINSGNSGGPLLNSNGEVIGINTFIYTGGTGAGFVGLGFAIPSNRIDRIITQLLTSGSVMLDYNPGLKFTSMTEQLVYRYRLPYVQGLLVTEVNKDGPAFESGIMPGDIILRIGGERVVGEMHAWALLREYNEGDEMDIELLRDNNRYETEIYLRKRITAEQTE, translated from the coding sequence TTGAAGAAGAAAGTACTATATAACCTGCTGCTGATTCTACCACTCCTGTTGCTGATGCAATGCGTTTCAGAGAGTGAAAACAGCAGCACAGCCAACGGGGATGAGCCGTTTTCAGCAGCCTTCGTTGAAGAAAATTCAGGCAACTCATCTGCCAATGAAAACGGGGCAGAAGCAGATATCGAAGAACGAATTCACAATAGCCGGGATAACGCGATTACGGCTGCAGTTGAAAAGGCGAGTAACTCTGTGGTGAGTATTATGGTGTCTGCCGTGGTCGACAGGCCGGTCCACCCGTATGACGAACTGTTCAGGCACTTCTTTGGCGACCGGCTCCAGCGCGATAATGCAAGAATCGGGTCGGGATTTATTATTAGTGATGACGGGCTTGTTGTGACCAATCAGCATGTAGTTGGGAATAATCCTACGGAGATTGTGATCTCAACAACATATGGAAATACGTATGTCGCTGAACTGATCGGCAGTGACGAACTTACCGATATAGCACTTCTTAAAATTCAGTCGGATGATCCGTTTCCTTTTGTTGAAATGAGTGATTCTGATGATGTGCGTGTTGGTGAGTGGGCCATAGCTCTCGGAAATCCATTTGGACTATTTGAAGACGGTAAACCAACGGTTACAGTTGGTGTGGTAAGTGCTATGAACCGCGATTTTCGTCCCGATCCGTCCAATCCGCGGGTCTACCTGGACATGATTCAAACCGATGCTTCCATCAACAGTGGTAACTCCGGTGGCCCGCTCCTGAACAGCAACGGAGAGGTTATCGGAATCAATACCTTTATCTACACTGGAGGCACTGGTGCGGGGTTCGTGGGGCTTGGATTTGCCATTCCGAGTAATCGTATCGACCGGATCATTACACAGCTTCTCACCAGCGGCAGCGTGATGCTGGACTACAATCCAGGGTTGAAGTTTACCAGTATGACAGAACAGCTCGTCTACCGGTACCGTCTTCCGTATGTGCAGGGCTTGCTTGTAACAGAGGTGAATAAAGATGGTCCCGCTTTTGAGAGCGGAATTATGCCGGGGGATATCATTCTTAGAATCGGGGGAGAACGTGTGGTAGGAGAAATGCACGCATGGGCTCTGCTCAGGGAGTATAACGAAGGGGATGAGATGGATATCGAACTACTTCGGGATAATAACCGCTATGAAACTGAAATATATCTCAGAAAAAGAATAACCGCAGAACAGACTGAATAA